A window from Desulfobacteraceae bacterium encodes these proteins:
- the ftsZ gene encoding cell division protein FtsZ, whose translation MTFTFVENDNSAKIKVIGVGGAGNNAINNMIDAQLHGVKFIAANTDAQALEISKAALKIQIGEKLTEGLGAGANPEKGREAALETSDTIRSALEGSHMVFITAGFGGGTGTGAAPVIAEICKEIGALTVAVVTKPFSFEGRKRTRQAEEGIETLREVADTVITIPNDRLRGIAPKNAKMIDMFRKADEILLHSVKGITDLIMMPGLVNLDFADVRTTMSKAGMAIMGIGIGTGQNRAIEAAERAISHPLLEDISIAGAKAVLMNITSTSDLTLEEMTEASDRIYEEVGEDAEIIWGQAIDESLGDEMRVTVIATGIGGGPQTTLREASRVSSARGNIARGKIRDVTPADLKRAINFDEPTFIRQQEAVGEGSGATYRGGYRGLVIDNNDLDIPTFLRRKAD comes from the coding sequence ATGACATTTACATTCGTGGAGAATGACAATTCGGCCAAAATCAAGGTGATCGGGGTTGGCGGTGCCGGCAACAACGCCATCAACAACATGATCGACGCCCAGCTGCACGGGGTGAAATTCATTGCGGCCAACACCGACGCCCAGGCCCTGGAGATCTCCAAGGCGGCGCTCAAGATTCAGATCGGCGAAAAGCTGACCGAGGGTCTGGGGGCGGGCGCCAACCCCGAAAAAGGGCGTGAGGCCGCCCTTGAGACCAGCGACACCATCCGCAGTGCCCTGGAGGGCAGCCACATGGTCTTCATCACCGCCGGCTTCGGCGGCGGCACCGGCACCGGGGCGGCGCCCGTGATTGCCGAGATCTGCAAGGAGATCGGGGCGTTGACCGTGGCCGTGGTGACCAAACCGTTTTCCTTCGAGGGCCGCAAGCGCACCCGCCAGGCCGAGGAGGGCATCGAGACCCTCAGAGAGGTCGCCGACACCGTCATCACCATCCCCAACGACCGCCTGCGGGGAATTGCACCCAAAAACGCCAAGATGATCGACATGTTCCGCAAAGCCGACGAGATCCTGCTGCACTCGGTCAAGGGCATCACCGATCTCATCATGATGCCGGGGCTGGTCAACCTCGATTTCGCCGACGTGCGCACCACCATGTCCAAGGCGGGCATGGCGATCATGGGCATCGGCATCGGCACCGGCCAGAACCGGGCCATCGAAGCCGCCGAACGCGCGATCTCCCACCCGCTGCTGGAGGACATCTCGATTGCCGGGGCCAAAGCGGTGCTGATGAACATCACCTCCACCAGCGATCTCACCCTGGAGGAAATGACCGAGGCCTCCGACCGCATCTACGAGGAGGTCGGCGAGGACGCGGAGATCATCTGGGGCCAGGCCATCGACGAGAGTCTCGGCGACGAGATGCGGGTAACCGTGATCGCCACCGGCATCGGCGGCGGGCCGCAAACCACCCTGCGCGAGGCCTCCCGGGTCAGCAGCGCCCGGGGCAACATCGCCCGCGGCAAAATCCGCGACGTCACCCCGGCGGATTTGAAGCGCGCCATCAACTTCGACGAGCCGACCTTCATCCGCCAACAGGAAGCGGTGGGCGAAGGCTCCGGTGCCACCTACCGGGGGGGCTACCGGGGGCTGGTGATCGACAACAACGACCTGGACATCCCGACCTTCCTGCGCCGCAAGGCCGACTGA
- a CDS encoding 4Fe-4S dicluster domain-containing protein, with protein MIKRSFLGYALPQLQYDSDVKSLPAPKPIRPAASVTLLLPLAPRQTPTLDRKVGDRVKTGQKISLADNPGIYVISSVTGTISAVAPFPGDFGQQFLGITVTPVTAEEVDAGFGEAGTEPSLTRAAAYLAQAPGLPPLSALNDPQYPISTIVVCGVDDDLLVATQQHILQADIQALRNGITVLRQITGEARIVLVAPAHLMQDAVASGAEVKITAARYPATLPHMIMKDCLGQVLPAGKRFEELGVCFMTAEAVAALGRAFAEGRVPVVKRITLINKEGAKSLVAAPIGTPLKDVFQKTGITLQDRDRIVMGGPFRGHAVFSDTYPVRPDTDAVMVQDSASVPLVSDYPCINCGDCVRVCPAQMPVNMLVRFLEAGQYEAGAEEYDLFSCIECGLCSYVCVAKIPIFQYIRLAKYELARTNPVEAEHVETE; from the coding sequence ATGATAAAAAGATCTTTTTTGGGCTACGCGCTTCCGCAGCTCCAGTACGACAGCGATGTCAAAAGCCTGCCGGCGCCGAAACCGATCCGTCCCGCAGCCTCCGTCACCCTTTTGCTCCCCCTGGCACCCCGGCAGACGCCGACTTTGGACCGCAAAGTGGGCGACCGGGTTAAAACTGGCCAGAAAATCTCCCTGGCGGATAACCCCGGTATCTACGTGATCTCCTCGGTTACCGGCACCATCAGCGCCGTCGCCCCCTTTCCGGGCGATTTTGGCCAGCAATTTCTCGGCATCACGGTGACGCCGGTAACCGCCGAGGAAGTCGACGCGGGATTCGGCGAGGCCGGCACGGAACCGAGCCTCACCCGGGCCGCGGCCTATCTGGCCCAGGCACCGGGATTGCCGCCGTTAAGCGCCCTGAACGACCCCCAATACCCCATCTCCACGATCGTGGTCTGCGGGGTGGACGACGATCTGCTGGTGGCCACCCAGCAGCACATTCTGCAGGCAGACATCCAGGCGCTGCGAAACGGCATCACCGTCCTGAGGCAGATTACGGGGGAGGCGCGCATCGTCCTGGTCGCCCCGGCGCATCTCATGCAGGATGCCGTGGCCTCGGGCGCGGAGGTCAAGATCACCGCCGCCCGCTACCCGGCGACGCTGCCCCACATGATCATGAAGGACTGCCTTGGCCAGGTGCTGCCCGCCGGCAAACGCTTCGAAGAGCTCGGGGTCTGTTTTATGACCGCCGAGGCCGTCGCAGCCCTGGGCAGAGCCTTTGCCGAGGGGCGGGTACCGGTTGTCAAGCGCATCACCCTGATCAACAAGGAGGGGGCCAAATCCCTGGTGGCGGCCCCCATCGGCACTCCCCTGAAGGACGTTTTCCAGAAAACCGGCATCACCCTCCAGGACCGTGACCGGATCGTCATGGGCGGCCCCTTCCGCGGCCACGCCGTTTTCAGCGACACCTACCCCGTGCGCCCCGACACCGACGCGGTCATGGTCCAGGACAGCGCCAGCGTGCCGCTGGTCTCCGATTACCCCTGCATCAACTGCGGCGATTGCGTCCGCGTCTGCCCTGCGCAGATGCCGGTCAACATGCTCGTGCGCTTTCTGGAAGCGGGTCAGTACGAGGCCGGCGCGGAGGAGTACGACCTCTTTTCGTGCATCGAATGCGGCCTCTGCAGCTATGTCTGCGTGGCGAAGATCCCCATCTTCCAGTACATCCGGTTAGCCAAATACGAACTTGCCCGGACCAACCCGGTGGAGGCAGAACATGTCGAAACAGAATAA
- a CDS encoding NifB/NifX family molybdenum-iron cluster-binding protein: MKIAITATGPQLSAELDPRFGRAAYFILVDPDAMTFEVVENTQNLELPQGAGIQAGKTIAEHQVDVLITGNCGPKAFKVLERAGVKIVVGASGTVADAVAQFKRNQLTPVDSPNVEGHWV; the protein is encoded by the coding sequence ATGAAAATCGCCATTACCGCCACCGGCCCGCAACTTTCCGCGGAGTTGGACCCGAGGTTCGGGCGGGCCGCCTATTTTATCCTGGTGGATCCCGACGCCATGACCTTTGAGGTTGTGGAAAACACGCAGAATTTGGAGCTGCCCCAAGGTGCCGGCATCCAGGCCGGCAAAACCATCGCCGAACACCAGGTGGACGTCCTGATCACCGGCAACTGCGGCCCCAAGGCCTTCAAGGTCCTCGAGCGCGCCGGGGTCAAAATTGTGGTGGGGGCCAGCGGCACCGTAGCCGATGCCGTCGCACAGTTCAAGCGCAACCAACTCACACCCGTGGATTCCCCCAACGTGGAGGGCCACTGGGTCTAA
- a CDS encoding NifB/NifX family molybdenum-iron cluster-binding protein translates to MKIAIPIAEGKLAAHFGHCQEFALIEVENNEIKKTEMLQPPPHEPGVLPRWLKEMGADVIIAGGMGQKALNLFAQNGINVVIGAEREEPQKLVRGYLEDSLVTGVNLCDH, encoded by the coding sequence ATGAAAATCGCAATTCCCATTGCCGAGGGTAAATTGGCCGCCCATTTCGGGCACTGCCAGGAGTTTGCCCTGATCGAAGTCGAAAACAACGAGATCAAGAAAACGGAAATGCTGCAGCCCCCCCCGCACGAACCGGGCGTTCTGCCCCGCTGGCTGAAAGAGATGGGCGCCGATGTGATCATCGCCGGCGGCATGGGCCAGAAAGCCCTCAACCTCTTCGCCCAGAACGGCATCAACGTCGTCATCGGCGCCGAACGCGAAGAACCCCAAAAACTGGTCCGGGGCTACCTTGAAGACTCCCTGGTGACCGGTGTCAACCTTTGCGACCACTGA
- a CDS encoding cytochrome c family protein, translated as MTAKKELQTAYCLAAILLVLGLLSYAAFPAKTPDPPVRMMFQGVAGKVLFDHKLHFTGTEIGLDCIDCHHHYEEDADRFRPCGDCHLRPDAEMPPQACLDCHDESEIDAEEIPKRTDAFHQQCGGCHEDYGAGPGTSDCSSCHVM; from the coding sequence ATGACTGCCAAGAAAGAACTGCAGACAGCTTATTGCCTTGCCGCGATTTTACTTGTTCTGGGGCTCTTAAGCTATGCAGCCTTTCCGGCCAAGACTCCGGACCCGCCCGTCAGAATGATGTTCCAAGGGGTCGCCGGAAAGGTCCTCTTCGACCACAAGCTGCATTTCACGGGCACCGAAATTGGTCTGGACTGCATCGATTGCCACCACCACTACGAGGAGGATGCGGACCGGTTCCGACCCTGCGGGGATTGCCACCTGAGACCAGACGCCGAAATGCCCCCCCAAGCCTGCCTGGACTGCCATGACGAAAGTGAAATCGATGCCGAAGAGATTCCCAAGCGCACTGACGCCTTTCACCAGCAGTGCGGCGGCTGCCATGAGGATTATGGCGCAGGTCCGGGCACATCCGATTGCTCGTCGTGCCACGTCATGTAA
- a CDS encoding response regulator: MEEIDISPRILVVDDEARMCTSIKRLLVPEGYRVETSTRAPEALRLIDSRRFDVFLLDLFMPVMDGFGILDHIHRQDPGAPVVMITGSASVETAVKALKSGAYDYLIKPVEPRELLRTLGHALEKRALMRENRNIQERLEASERKFRFLVQNSPDLIYTLDHRGRFTFVNSGFEKLLGYPCRELIGKTYETIVFQEDREKARWLFNERRTKERATHGAELRLAFAQDAAKFRQCEVQHLTIELKATGVYSRAAATPYGRFLGTHGVARDVSYRKYLEYQLRQAQKMEAIGTLAGGIAHDFNNLLMGIQGYTSLMLAGLEPNHPHYAKLQSIEDHVQSGSQLTRQLLGFAREGKFEVRVVDLRALLEKSAGMFARTKKELRLRTQIQPDTWPVEADAGQIQQVLLNLLVNAWQSMPGGGEIFLQTRNVTLMGDAAEGKRLKPGPYIEISVTDTGLGMSEELRQRIFEPFFTTKERGRGTGLGLASSYGIVVNHGGTIEVLSQPGAGSTFVVFLPATRKPLNLEPAAPPGVPGGRETVLLVDDEESVIAATAGMLRRLGYHVLTARSGEEAVAALGEHRGRIDIVILDLVMPAMDGAKTCQAIKSIEPGVRVLLSSGYNLADAGGEGIPAGVDGFIQKPFDIRQLSQKLHHILRAPGAQTG; the protein is encoded by the coding sequence ATGGAAGAAATCGACATCAGCCCCCGCATCCTGGTGGTGGATGACGAAGCCCGGATGTGCACCAGCATCAAACGCCTGCTGGTTCCCGAAGGCTACCGGGTGGAAACCAGCACCCGTGCGCCCGAGGCCCTGCGCCTGATCGACAGCCGCCGCTTCGACGTTTTTCTGCTGGACCTTTTCATGCCCGTCATGGACGGCTTTGGGATCCTGGACCACATCCATCGCCAGGACCCCGGGGCGCCGGTGGTCATGATAACCGGCAGCGCCTCGGTTGAAACGGCGGTCAAGGCCCTCAAATCCGGCGCCTACGATTACCTGATCAAACCGGTGGAACCGCGCGAGCTGTTGCGAACCTTGGGACATGCCCTGGAAAAGCGGGCCCTGATGCGCGAAAATCGCAACATCCAGGAGCGCCTGGAGGCCTCCGAGCGCAAATTCCGCTTTCTTGTCCAGAACTCCCCGGACCTGATCTATACCCTCGACCACCGGGGACGCTTCACCTTCGTCAACAGCGGCTTCGAGAAGCTGTTGGGCTACCCTTGCCGCGAGCTTATCGGCAAAACTTACGAGACCATCGTTTTCCAGGAGGACCGCGAAAAGGCGCGCTGGCTTTTCAATGAGCGCCGCACCAAGGAGCGGGCCACCCACGGCGCCGAGCTGCGCCTGGCGTTTGCACAGGATGCGGCCAAATTCCGGCAATGCGAGGTCCAGCACCTGACCATCGAGCTCAAGGCCACCGGTGTTTACAGTCGCGCCGCAGCGACACCTTACGGCCGGTTTCTCGGCACCCACGGCGTCGCCCGCGACGTGAGCTACCGTAAATATTTGGAATACCAGCTGCGGCAGGCCCAGAAAATGGAGGCCATCGGGACCTTGGCCGGCGGCATCGCCCACGACTTCAACAACCTTCTGATGGGCATCCAGGGCTACACGTCGCTGATGCTGGCCGGTTTAGAGCCGAATCACCCCCATTATGCGAAACTCCAGAGCATCGAGGATCACGTCCAAAGCGGCTCGCAGTTAACCCGTCAGCTGCTGGGATTCGCCCGGGAAGGCAAGTTCGAGGTGCGCGTGGTGGACCTGCGGGCGCTGCTGGAAAAATCGGCCGGCATGTTTGCGCGCACCAAAAAGGAGCTCCGGCTGCGCACGCAGATCCAGCCGGACACCTGGCCGGTGGAGGCCGACGCGGGCCAGATTCAGCAGGTGCTGCTCAACCTGCTGGTCAACGCCTGGCAGTCGATGCCCGGGGGCGGGGAAATTTTTCTTCAAACCCGAAATGTCACCCTGATGGGCGACGCGGCCGAAGGCAAGCGCCTGAAGCCCGGGCCCTATATCGAGATCTCGGTCACCGACACCGGCCTGGGCATGTCCGAAGAGTTGCGCCAGCGGATCTTCGAGCCGTTTTTCACCACCAAGGAGCGCGGCCGTGGCACCGGTCTGGGCCTGGCGTCCTCCTACGGTATCGTGGTCAACCATGGGGGCACTATCGAGGTGCTCAGCCAACCGGGCGCCGGCAGCACCTTCGTGGTTTTTCTGCCGGCAACGCGCAAACCCCTGAACCTTGAGCCGGCCGCTCCCCCCGGGGTGCCCGGCGGCCGGGAGACCGTTCTGCTGGTGGACGACGAAGAGAGCGTCATCGCGGCCACCGCGGGGATGCTGCGGCGTTTGGGCTACCACGTGCTGACCGCCCGCAGCGGAGAGGAGGCCGTGGCAGCCCTCGGGGAGCACCGCGGGCGGATCGACATCGTCATCCTGGATCTGGTGATGCCCGCCATGGATGGTGCCAAAACCTGCCAGGCGATCAAGTCCATCGAACCCGGCGTGCGGGTGCTGCTCTCCAGCGGTTACAACCTGGCGGATGCGGGCGGCGAAGGGATCCCCGCCGGGGTCGACGGCTTCATCCAAAAACCCTTCGACATCCGGCAGCTGTCGCAAAAGCTGCACCACATCCTGCGGGCGCCCGGCGCCCAAACGGGCTGA
- a CDS encoding Mrp/NBP35 family ATP-binding protein: protein MQQCTPGSSTPGDPKAAQAQKDTAVKDALAKIKHKFLVMSGKGGVGKTSVAVNLAMALANRGFKVGILDVDIHGPDVPRMLGLKGMLDLNASQKLVPLQYSANLSAVSIEALTASKDDAIIWRGPLKHSVIRQFIGDVAWGELDYLVIDSPPGTGDEPLSIAQSIPDAQALVVTTPQEVSLADVRKSINFCKTVKMPIFGLIENMSGFACPHCGCEIDLFGSGGGERTCRQLGLRFLGKIPFDPHMVSCGDEGTCFQDRYAETPVARAFAQLARAIAP, encoded by the coding sequence ATGCAACAGTGCACCCCCGGATCCAGCACCCCGGGCGATCCCAAAGCCGCCCAGGCCCAAAAGGACACGGCGGTCAAGGACGCCCTTGCCAAGATAAAACACAAGTTCCTGGTCATGAGCGGTAAAGGGGGGGTCGGCAAAACCAGTGTCGCCGTCAACCTCGCCATGGCCCTGGCCAACCGCGGCTTCAAGGTCGGCATCCTCGACGTGGATATCCACGGACCCGACGTGCCCCGCATGCTGGGCCTGAAGGGCATGCTGGACCTCAACGCCAGCCAGAAGCTCGTGCCGCTGCAATACTCGGCCAATCTGAGCGCCGTCTCCATCGAGGCCCTGACGGCGAGCAAAGACGACGCCATCATCTGGCGCGGCCCCCTGAAACACTCGGTGATCCGGCAGTTCATCGGCGATGTGGCCTGGGGGGAACTGGACTACCTGGTGATCGACTCCCCCCCGGGAACCGGTGATGAGCCCCTTTCCATCGCCCAGTCGATCCCCGACGCCCAAGCCCTGGTGGTCACCACCCCCCAGGAGGTTTCCCTGGCCGATGTGCGCAAATCGATCAATTTCTGCAAAACCGTCAAAATGCCCATTTTCGGTCTGATCGAAAACATGAGCGGGTTTGCCTGTCCCCACTGCGGCTGCGAGATCGATCTTTTCGGCAGCGGCGGCGGCGAGCGCACCTGCCGGCAACTCGGGCTGCGCTTTCTCGGCAAGATTCCCTTCGATCCCCACATGGTTTCCTGCGGCGACGAGGGCACCTGCTTCCAGGATCGCTACGCTGAAACGCCCGTGGCCAGAGCCTTTGCCCAGTTGGCGCGCGCCATCGCCCCTTAG
- a CDS encoding HDOD domain-containing protein: MSREAKIFDRIRNSKSLPSLPQVLLKLIELCNREDATPGELAEVIRSDPAISAKVMQLVSSAHIGLLNKPGSLEQAVVYLGAGTVKNIALCAAVVLVFRRVKGDPGFNLARFWWHSLMCAATARRLARCNAVVPPEEAFLAGLLHDIGKLLLWVNFGSDYSALLQATDTGGQSLLAGEAQLGATHCEVGAWAIRQWGLDSLMADAVYYHHEGIDRVGDALPLVKIVYVANALSQGPQADPAAGRAACERLFGLAPERCEALVGESAEEVQETARALGMAVEAPSASWIAEPSPEGAPQEVLSYEVRDASLLFGTLDNLLRAEDTRAILLTVERALKILFDVHQSAIFLYEPADNCLVGRSGAEDPLQQGLHQQVLSLANGKGLLIRALTRNLMLDSFGYLGSAQPSIADEQVMRALGTEGMLCLPLAVGQQPVGVMALGLSEAHFRRLTGRIKLLGMFARQAATCLHLDGLKRRQSEMIQAQRIEAAAVLARRVAHEANNPLGIIKNYLAILMPKLGENHPAVEELGIIREEIDRVAQIVRQLSDFAIPINRPSDRVDVNKLILDLIKVIEPSLLAPLKIAVHLDLAESLGPVAAERNGLKQVLINLIKNAAEAMAQGGNLFLGTRRLGPAKNAHGPTGEVEISVRDDGPGLPAEVQARIFEPFNSAKGGGHAGLGLSIVHGIVRSLGGRISCQSREGRGTCFTVRLPLA, encoded by the coding sequence GTGAGCCGAGAAGCCAAAATTTTCGACAGGATCAGGAACTCCAAAAGCCTTCCCAGTCTTCCCCAGGTACTGCTTAAACTCATCGAGCTCTGCAACCGCGAAGATGCCACCCCCGGGGAGCTTGCCGAGGTCATCCGCAGCGACCCCGCCATCAGCGCCAAGGTCATGCAGTTGGTGAGCTCCGCCCACATCGGGCTGCTGAACAAACCCGGCAGCCTCGAGCAGGCGGTGGTCTATCTGGGGGCCGGGACCGTCAAGAATATCGCCTTGTGTGCTGCCGTGGTGCTGGTTTTCCGGCGGGTCAAGGGCGACCCGGGCTTTAACCTGGCGCGCTTCTGGTGGCATTCCCTGATGTGCGCCGCCACCGCCCGGCGCCTGGCCCGCTGCAACGCCGTGGTGCCTCCCGAGGAGGCTTTCCTTGCGGGCTTGCTGCACGATATCGGCAAGCTGCTGCTGTGGGTCAATTTCGGGTCCGACTACAGCGCGCTCCTGCAAGCCACCGACACCGGGGGCCAGAGCCTGCTGGCAGGCGAGGCCCAGCTGGGGGCCACCCATTGCGAGGTCGGTGCCTGGGCCATCCGGCAGTGGGGGCTGGACTCGCTGATGGCCGACGCGGTTTACTACCACCACGAGGGCATCGACCGGGTTGGCGACGCCCTGCCGCTGGTCAAAATCGTTTACGTCGCCAACGCCCTCAGCCAAGGGCCGCAGGCCGACCCGGCGGCCGGCCGCGCCGCCTGCGAGCGTCTCTTCGGCCTGGCGCCTGAGCGCTGCGAGGCCCTCGTCGGTGAGAGCGCCGAAGAGGTTCAGGAGACAGCCCGCGCCCTGGGGATGGCGGTGGAGGCCCCGTCTGCGAGCTGGATCGCCGAGCCTTCCCCGGAGGGCGCGCCCCAGGAAGTGCTCTCCTACGAGGTGCGCGACGCCTCGCTGCTCTTTGGCACCTTGGACAACCTGCTGCGGGCCGAGGACACCCGCGCGATCCTGCTGACCGTCGAACGGGCGCTGAAAATCCTCTTTGATGTCCACCAGTCCGCGATTTTTCTCTACGAGCCGGCGGACAACTGCCTGGTGGGCCGCAGCGGCGCGGAAGACCCCCTGCAGCAGGGCCTGCACCAGCAGGTTCTCTCCCTGGCCAACGGGAAGGGACTGCTGATCCGGGCCCTGACACGCAACCTCATGTTGGATTCCTTCGGCTATCTTGGCAGCGCACAGCCGAGCATTGCCGACGAGCAGGTGATGCGCGCCCTGGGCACCGAGGGTATGCTCTGCCTGCCGCTGGCGGTGGGCCAGCAGCCGGTGGGGGTGATGGCCCTGGGGCTTTCCGAGGCCCACTTCCGCCGCCTCACCGGCCGGATCAAGCTGCTGGGCATGTTCGCCCGCCAGGCGGCGACCTGCCTGCACCTCGATGGGCTCAAGAGGCGCCAGAGCGAAATGATTCAGGCCCAGCGGATCGAGGCGGCGGCCGTCCTGGCCCGCCGGGTGGCCCACGAGGCCAACAACCCCCTGGGGATCATCAAGAATTACCTCGCCATTCTGATGCCCAAACTGGGCGAAAATCATCCGGCGGTCGAGGAACTGGGCATCATCCGTGAAGAGATCGACCGGGTGGCCCAGATTGTCCGGCAGCTCTCCGATTTTGCCATCCCCATCAACCGGCCGAGCGACCGCGTGGACGTCAACAAACTGATCCTGGACCTGATCAAAGTCATCGAACCCTCGCTCCTGGCGCCGCTTAAGATCGCGGTCCATCTGGATTTGGCAGAGTCCCTGGGGCCGGTGGCGGCCGAACGCAACGGGCTGAAACAGGTGCTCATCAACCTGATCAAAAACGCCGCCGAGGCGATGGCCCAGGGGGGCAACCTGTTCCTTGGGACCCGCCGGCTGGGGCCGGCCAAAAACGCCCACGGTCCCACCGGCGAGGTCGAAATCTCGGTCCGCGACGACGGCCCGGGTCTGCCGGCCGAAGTCCAGGCGCGGATCTTCGAGCCTTTCAACAGCGCCAAGGGCGGCGGTCACGCGGGGCTTGGCCTTTCCATCGTTCACGGGATCGTCAGGTCCCTGGGCGGGCGGATCAGCTGCCAGAGCCGGGAAGGCCGCGGCACCTGCTTTACCGTCAGGCTGCCGCTCGCCTGA
- a CDS encoding radical SAM protein — MPPKPPPPHQTLLASEHGTLRKPWAGRIRVALVYPNRYSVGMSNLGFQTVYRLLNALEGVVCERAFAPDAAPSQNPPVVTLESGRPLNAFDVVAFSLSFENDTPTVLSLLRRTGLPLYSEDRGSAHPLVMAGGVACFLNPEPLAPFIDLFMLGEAEEMLPAFFDAFDPGADRRELLLRLARNQPGLYVPAFYRARYHSDGSLEAFTPLADVPPRIRRVFLPDLSQTATCSAVVTPHATFARTYLIETGRGCPHGCRFCSAGYIYRPPRFRPLALLEESLRQGAAITDRIGLVGAAVSDLPEITALCSGLRETGVRISFSSLRADALTPELIAILQQSKVKTATIAPDAGSERMRRVINKGIDEASILAAAETLVAAGIPNLKLYFMVGLPTETDADVAAIVTLCKRIKHHFLASSRSRGRIGELTVSLNSFVPKPATPFQWAAMDEVKTLKAKIRQVTAGLQKVPNVRVHADLPRWGFLQALLSRGDRRVAQLLAAAAESGWNWPQTFKQSVLNPGFYVTRERPLEELLPWDFIDHGVRKEFLKAEYQRALAARTSPDCPMDEACSRCGACSRAPAV, encoded by the coding sequence ATGCCACCCAAACCACCTCCGCCGCACCAGACGCTGCTCGCCAGCGAACACGGCACCCTGCGCAAGCCCTGGGCCGGCCGCATCCGGGTGGCCCTGGTGTATCCCAACCGCTATTCAGTGGGGATGTCCAACCTCGGCTTCCAGACGGTCTACCGCCTGCTGAATGCGCTGGAGGGGGTCGTCTGCGAGCGGGCCTTTGCGCCCGATGCCGCCCCGTCCCAGAATCCGCCCGTGGTCACCCTGGAGTCCGGGCGGCCGTTGAACGCTTTCGATGTCGTGGCGTTTTCGCTCTCCTTTGAAAACGACACCCCCACCGTCCTTTCACTGCTTCGCCGGACGGGCCTGCCCCTTTACAGCGAAGATCGCGGAAGCGCCCACCCCCTGGTCATGGCCGGCGGGGTCGCCTGCTTTTTAAACCCCGAGCCGCTGGCGCCCTTTATCGATCTTTTCATGCTGGGCGAGGCCGAGGAGATGCTGCCGGCCTTTTTCGACGCCTTCGACCCCGGCGCCGACCGCCGCGAGCTGCTGCTGCGCCTGGCGCGCAACCAGCCGGGGCTCTACGTGCCGGCCTTCTACCGCGCGCGCTACCACAGCGACGGCAGCCTTGAGGCCTTCACCCCCCTGGCGGACGTACCGCCCCGCATCCGGCGCGTGTTTCTGCCGGACCTGTCACAAACCGCCACCTGCAGCGCGGTGGTCACCCCGCACGCCACCTTCGCGCGCACCTACCTGATCGAAACCGGCCGGGGCTGCCCCCACGGCTGCCGTTTCTGCAGCGCCGGCTACATCTACCGCCCGCCGCGTTTCCGCCCCCTGGCGCTGTTGGAGGAAAGCCTGCGCCAGGGCGCCGCCATCACCGACCGCATCGGGCTGGTGGGGGCGGCGGTTTCAGACCTGCCGGAGATCACAGCCCTCTGCAGCGGGCTGCGCGAGACGGGGGTGCGCATCTCGTTTAGCTCGCTTCGGGCCGACGCCCTCACGCCGGAGCTGATCGCCATTTTGCAGCAAAGCAAGGTCAAGACGGCCACCATCGCGCCGGATGCCGGTTCCGAGCGTATGCGGCGGGTGATCAACAAGGGCATCGATGAGGCCAGCATCCTGGCGGCCGCCGAAACCCTGGTGGCCGCCGGGATCCCCAACCTCAAACTCTACTTCATGGTGGGCCTGCCCACCGAGACCGACGCCGATGTGGCCGCCATCGTAACGCTGTGCAAGCGGATCAAGCACCATTTCCTCGCCTCCAGCCGCTCCCGCGGGCGCATCGGCGAGCTGACCGTGAGCCTCAACAGCTTCGTGCCCAAGCCGGCGACCCCCTTTCAATGGGCCGCCATGGACGAGGTCAAAACGCTGAAGGCCAAAATCCGACAGGTCACCGCGGGGTTGCAAAAGGTGCCCAACGTGCGGGTCCATGCGGACCTGCCGCGCTGGGGGTTTCTGCAGGCGCTGCTGTCGCGGGGAGATCGGCGGGTGGCGCAGCTGCTGGCGGCGGCGGCCGAAAGCGGGTGGAACTGGCCGCAGACCTTCAAACAGTCGGTCCTCAACCCGGGCTTTTACGTCACCCGTGAACGGCCGCTGGAGGAGCTGCTGCCCTGGGACTTCATCGACCACGGGGTACGCAAGGAATTTCTAAAGGCGGAATACCAGCGGGCCCTGGCGGCCCGCACCAGCCCCGACTGCCCCATGGACGAGGCCTGCAGCCGCTGCGGGGCCTGCAGCCGGGCGCCGGCGGTATAG
- a CDS encoding DUF134 domain-containing protein, with translation MVRPQKNRIVAFNPSISYFKPRGIPMIELEEVRLTVDEREAIRLADLLGMSHEEAGRRMGVSRATFGRIVQNARRAVADALINGKAINVAGGNYTIVADAERVFVCRNCQHSWHEPMGTGRPGRCPACSQTDFYRIRG, from the coding sequence ATGGTTCGCCCGCAGAAAAATCGCATCGTGGCCTTTAACCCCAGCATCAGCTACTTCAAGCCGCGCGGGATTCCGATGATCGAGCTGGAAGAGGTCCGGCTGACCGTGGATGAACGCGAGGCCATCCGGCTGGCCGATCTCCTGGGGATGTCCCATGAAGAGGCCGGCCGCCGCATGGGGGTATCGCGGGCCACCTTCGGCCGCATCGTCCAGAATGCCCGCCGGGCCGTTGCCGACGCCCTGATCAACGGCAAGGCCATCAATGTGGCCGGAGGCAATTACACCATCGTGGCCGATGCGGAGCGCGTCTTCGTCTGCCGCAATTGCCAGCATTCCTGGCATGAACCCATGGGAACCGGCCGCCCCGGACGTTGCCCGGCGTGCAGCCAGACCGATTTTTACCGAATTCGGGGCTGA